The following proteins come from a genomic window of Drosophila miranda strain MSH22 chromosome Y unlocalized genomic scaffold, D.miranda_PacBio2.1 Contig_Y5_pilon, whole genome shotgun sequence:
- the LOC108159021 gene encoding LOW QUALITY PROTEIN: anaphase-promoting complex subunit 10 (The sequence of the model RefSeq protein was modified relative to this genomic sequence to represent the inferred CDS: inserted 1 base in 1 codon), whose protein sequence is MTSSMDEDIPINPPPTSDEDPLAEERLGLVREVGAQAVWSLSSCKPGFGVERLRDNIMDTYWQSDGQLPHLVNIQFHKRTNISQIYIYTDYKLDESYTPSRIXRSGTNFNDLQELQVLDLTEPTGWVQVPIKDGNVKSIRTFMLQIAVISNHQNGRDTHMRQIRIHAPVEGKHYPLDPFGKFGTVDFQKFATIR, encoded by the exons ATGACATCCTCAATGGATGAGGACATACCAATCAATCCACCCCCAACCAGCGATGAGGATCCGCTGGCCGAGGAGCGACTTGGACTTGTGCGCGAGGTTGGCGCCCAAGCTGTATGGAGCCTGTCTTCCTGTAAGCCGG GATTCGGGGTGGAGCGGCTCCGGGACAACATCATGGACACCTACTGGCAGTCAGACGGACAATTGCCGCACCTGGTCAACATTCAATTCCACAAGCGGACAAACATCAGCCAGATCTACATCTACACCGACTACAAGCTGGACGAGAGCTACACACCATCGCGTA TCCGATCGGGCACTAATTTCAACGATCTTCAGGAGTTGCAAGTACTTGATCTGACAGAGCCCACCGGCTGGGTGCAAGTGCCCATCAAGGACGGTAATGTGAAGTCCATACGCACATTCATGCTGCAAATCGCAGTCATTTCGAATCATCAGAACGGCCGAGACACCCACATGCGCCAGATTCGCATACATGCCCCCGTCGAGGGCAAACACTATCCCCTGGATCCGTTCGGCAAGTTCGGAACTGTGGATTTTCAGAAGTTTGCCACCATTCGTTGA
- the LOC108159020 gene encoding ras-GEF domain-containing family member 1C — protein MDEDIMNAVESLFGKDVKIVDCETSSSVQQEEVLLINGVPVKLDGIPADDVRAIKAALLDGQMPSVEHLNQLLFRAGLAQQPIEVETSLTVKSSLTTTEEVLVSRNGQILDERTVETKEHFNHQSHQKEIWRPIKQHSALDRATPENALKYGMNSNSTLASQATDSHDRPANALGRQLNETFSNASLMSSSSAITGSDQVIGSVSSTTVGDKSSNISSCDSGHDGLFHSVSMSAPWSHPRDTLTDSMYCDIPSSADEADAVSILNTHLQITEPCDIVAVDCQTPPAYAKDMPKTGNLDSLVSLLTNSQNKEFEFTFLVCGRLFLQPQELLLRIVDKCQSRQDTLLRLLKQWLNVCPTDFRNEALLQELDKQKKDVALAAFLDDISHSQDQRDARGRTQLQYLLAKQSSGSSLGRQSSIKSLKRFAANVYKMDNVLNNCSNPLELAHQLYAIEYAYLSQIRLEEFVEMLAKGELKTCMLQTKAGTLGSNCISHVTIGSYVQWFNQLSYLTATEIIKLGKKSHRAQMIDFWVETALECFNTGNFNSLMAILTALNLTAIARLKKTWAKVQTTKFEGLEHQMDPSSNFLNYRSTMKAAVWRSEREMANKIERAIIPFFSLFLKDLHAINESHETKLADGTINFEKCRLFGTQLSNFFKWQRLDCPYEQVANVVAYLQKAEALSENLLMKASYECEPPDNAEEKDHYKTLKSTKKSNT, from the exons ATGGACGAAGATATTATGAATGCTGTAGAATCTCTTTTCGGTAAGGACGTGAAGATTGTGGACTGCGAGACCTCATCCTCCGTGCAGCAGGAGGAGGTGTTGCTGATCAACGGCGTGCCTGTCAAGTTGGATGGCATCCCGGCGGACGATGTGAGGGCCATCAAGGCAGCGCTGCTCGATGGCCAGATGCCGTCGGTGGAGCATCTGAACCAACTATTGTTTCGCGCCGGCCTGGCTCAGCAGCCCATCGAGGTGGAAACGTCGCTGACAGTCAAGTCTTCCCTTACGACCACCGAGGAGGTGCTGGTGTCTCGCAATGGACAGATCCTGGATGAACGCACCGTGGAGACCAAGGAGCACTTCAATCATCAGTCGCATCAAAAGGAAATCTGGCGTCCCATCAAACAGCACTCGGCTCTGGATCGCGCCACTCCCGAAAACGCACTCAAATATGGAATGAATTCGAATTCCACGCTGGCCTCGCAGGCCACCGACTCTCACGACCGTCCGGCGAATGCTCTGGGTCGTCAACTGAATGAAACCTTCTCGAATGCTTCGCTGATGTCCTCCAGCTCGGCCATAACCGGCTCAGATCAGGTGATTGGCTCCGTTTCATCCACCACAGTTGGCGACAAGAGCTCGAATATAAGCAGCTGCGACTCCGGCCATGACGGCCTCTTCCACAGCGTCTCCATGAGTGCGCCCTGGTCGCATCCCCGCGACACTCTGACAGACTCCATGTACTGTGACATTCCCAGCTCGGCAGATGAGGCAGATGCAGTCTCCATACTC AACACCCATCTGCAAATCACAGAGCCATGCGACATAGTAGCCGTTGATTGCCAAACACCACCAGCTTACGCCAAAGACATGCCCAAGACCGGCAACCTGGActcgctggtcagcctgcTTACCAACAGCCAGAACAAAGAATTTGAGTTCACATTTCTGGTTTGTGGCCGTCTGTTCCTGCAGCCGCAAGAGCTGCTTTTGCGTATCGTAGACAAGTGCCAATCAAGACAGGATACGCTGCTCCGGCTGCTCAAGCAATGGCTAAACGTTTGCCCCACCGACTTTCGCAACGAGGCACTGCTCCAGGAGTTGGACAAGCAAAAAAAAGACGTGGCATTGGCAGCCTTTCTAGACGATATTTCTCATTCTCAGGACCAGCGGGATGCAAGGGGACGCACACAACTGCAGTATCTGCTGGCCAAGCAGTCGTCGGGCAGCTCTCTGGGACGACAAAGCAGTATTAAGTCATTAAAACGATTCGCCGCCAACGTCTACAAGATGGACAATGTGCTCAACAATTGCAGCAACCCCTTGGAATTAGCCCACCAATTGTATGCCATCGAGTATGCCTATTTATCGCAAATACGTCTGGAAGAATTTGTGGAAATGCTTGCCAAGGGCGAACTGAAAACGTGCATGTTGCAGACCAAGGCAGGCACCTTGGGCTCCAATTGCATCAGCCACGTAACCATCGGCAGCTATGTGCAGTGGTTTAATCAGTTGAGCTATCTGACTGCCACGGAAATAATAAAG CTTGGCAAGAAGTCCCATCGTGCCCAAATGATTGACTTCTGGGTTGAGACCGCTCTGGAGTGCTTCAACACGGGCAACTTCAACAGCCTTATGGCCATTCTGACGGCCCTTAACTTGACTGCCATAGCTCGTCTCAAGAAAACT TGGGCAAAAGTGCAGACGACTAAATTCGAGGGCTTGGAACATCAAATGGATCCCAGCTCGAACTTCCTCAACTATCGGTCGACCATGAAGGCAGCCGTCTGGCGCTCGGAGCGGGAGATGGCCAACAAAATCGAGCGTGCCATCATACCATTCTTTTCGCTGTTCCTCAAGGACCTCCATGCCATAAACGAAAGCCACGAAACAAA ATTGGCCGACGGAACCATTAACTTTGAGAAGTGCCGACTCTTTGGCACCCAATTGAGCAACTTTTTCAAGTGGCAACGGCTGGACTGTCCCTACGAGCAGGTGGCAAACGTGGTGGCCTATTTGCAGAAGGCGGAAGCCCTGTCGGAGAATCTACTGATGAAGGCCTCCTACGAATGCGAGCCGCCGGACAATGCCGAGGAGAAGGATCATTACAAAACGCTGAAATCTACAAAGAAATCGAACACCTAA